The Syntrophorhabdus sp. DNA segment AAACGGTTCCGTCGACACGCCAGGCATTCCTGAAGAAGCTCGCGTACAGACTGCCCTGGTAGCTGCTGGCGTCGGTCGCGGTCCCGCTGTCACTCGTCCGGATATGGCTCCTCGCAAACCCGCCACTTACACCGAACAGGGAATGGTCGGTCACGAGCCTGTCGAGACCCAGCGAGGTACCCCATATATGCGCCGTGTAGCCCATGGAGCTATCCCAAGGGTCCTGTTTCAGATAGCTGCCGAACCCCTGTGCCCACATGCCCCACTTCAGGGCCTCGTCACCCGTCGATATTCCGGTCCCCGCGCCACTTGAGCCATTCCCCGCTATGACCTGAGAGATGCGGCTCGTCGTCGTCTCCAGGAACCGGTTGACAGCCCCGAAACCCGCCTCGACAACACCCTGGTTCCCGTCAGCCTTTGGCTCAAGCTGCAGGGCGTTACCGGCGCTCCCCGATCTGTCAAGAGCTCCCAGCACGTCCGCCAGGTCTCCCGTCGCCGAGTTGGCGAGACCGTCGAGGGCTGCTCCCAGGGACGGGTTGCCGCTCATGTCCCTGTAATAGGTGTTGTTCCTGGAAGCAACAAGGTAGAGCCTGCCCCCGTCCTTTGCGGCCGAGAACCTGACCATCGGCGCCGACGCATCGCCCGCCACCACCAGGTTCGCCGGTGTGGTGGTCAGCGTGCCGGCATCGACGACAAGAAAGCGGTCGTTGTTCCGGACGGCCGGTCCGGCAAGGGTGACCCCGAAGTTTGTGCTGTCGGCGATGGTTACGGTCTCAACGTTGATGACGCTCGCCGTGTTCATCGTGTTCCTGTTGAGACTGACGTCGAGGCGCGCGGCGGCGCCACCTGCCATGTTCATGCTGTCCGTCCCAGCGCCGAGGTCGATGGTGCCCGAGACGCGGCCTCCGTTTATCGTTACCGTATCGTTCCCGGAACCCGTTTGGATGGCGATGGCACCCGAGATGGTCCCGCCCGGGTTGTTGGTGATCACCGTGTCTCCCGCCTCGGCCTTGATGGCCGTGCCGGGGCTCGAGATGGTCCCGGCGTTCGTGAGACGGTTGACGGCACCGGCGGTGGTGACGGGGGTCCCGTAGGCGACGCTCGTATCCCCTTTGAAGAGGACGGCGATGTTCGACGTCCCGGCGAGGCCGAGTTTGTCCGCTGTCGCCCCGCTGATCGTGCCGTTGTTGATCACGTCGTAGTTGAGGGACCATACCAGGAGGCCCTGACCCCCGGTAACGCTCCCTCCCGGTTCGATGATGATCTGGTTCGGTGTCGCAATCGCGGTGCGCACGTTCTTCTGGAAACGATGGCCCGCCCAGACGGTATCGCAGGCCCCGTCTATCTTGAAGCTGGCAAAACCGTTCCCGTAAGAGGCGTTTGCCGCCGTGCTGAAATCGGTCCCGTCGTTTCGGGTATAGATGTACGACCCCGTGGCGTAGATCCCGTAGATGTCCACAGGGGTCTGGCCGAGAAGGATGAACTCCGTCATGCCCACTATGTCGGCCGGGGAAGTGCCGTTCCCCCAGAAGAACGTGTAGCCGAGTTGCGTGAAGGGAAAAGGAGATCCACCGTACGCCTGGGCCAGCCAGTTGGTGTAGTAGGCCTTGAAGTTATTGAACGTGTCGTCG contains these protein-coding regions:
- a CDS encoding autotransporter domain-containing protein, with the translated sequence MTCADSGRAERETTAPTRRGPRASLTFLTIIIVFLSLPLTVSGADLSPSYSEAVEMAIRNASSPSGWQPASLYVIPDGGGTEGLFYDAGKLVVRTATRSRYVKGNYVGQAGYKIFGGASTDAAWVTVGNDATRFLLANGVNGGNVVTLLERGLGMDTTGTHDAIIEYAVNTQYLLRPTRNPDISTYTPAKYGQNLPFEKPAGMSDDTFNNFKAYYTNWLAQAYGGSPFPFTQLGYTFFWGNGTSPADIVGMTEFILLGQTPVDIYGIYATGSYIYTRNDGTDFSTAANASYGNGFASFKIDGACDTVWAGHRFQKNVRTAIATPNQIIIEPGGSVTGGQGLLVWSLNYDVINNGTISGATADKLGLAGTSNIAVLFKGDTSVAYGTPVTTAGAVNRLTNAGTISSPGTAIKAEAGDTVITNNPGGTISGAIAIQTGSGNDTVTINGGRVSGTIDLGAGTDSMNMAGGAAARLDVSLNRNTMNTASVINVETVTIADSTNFGVTLAGPAVRNNDRFLVVDAGTLTTTPANLVVAGDASAPMVRFSAAKDGGRLYLVASRNNTYYRDMSGNPSLGAALDGLANSATGDLADVLGALDRSGSAGNALQLEPKADGNQGVVEAGFGAVNRFLETTTSRISQVIAGNGSSGAGTGISTGDEALKWGMWAQGFGSYLKQDPWDSSMGYTAHIWGTSLGLDRLVTDHSLFGVSGGFARSHIRTSDSGTATDASSYQGSLYASFFRNAWRVDGTVSCAYNRYDGSRHIAFGGVDRLATTSYGGYQYSGYIEGGYTITGGGWNITPLVSLRYSHLHLDGYTEEGAGSLNLSIDSRNYDMFQSGLGTSLSRPFLWQDSRLMPEVHVKWLYDFIGDRQQTTSTFTGGGASFSTGGYDPPQSSLNAGARLTLTNRYGVTVSVNYDLELKKDFYSHAGYANIRFVF